A single genomic interval of Burkholderia sp. HI2500 harbors:
- a CDS encoding isocitrate lyase/PEP mutase family protein, whose amino-acid sequence MTRSDLQARQAEAFRALHARPGAFIIPNPWDAGTARLLAMAGFEALATTSAGYAFSKGQPDNAIDRDAMLDHIAEIVSAGGLPVSADLENGFGDAPDTVAETIRLAAEAGAVGGSIEDATGRADAPIYARDAAIERIAAAVAAARALPFPFTLTARCENYLHGRPDLADTIARLVAYRDAGADVLYAPGITDADDIAAVTQAVGAPVNVVMGLQGGLLSLDALAALGVKRVSVGGALARAALGAFLRAAKEMAQDGTFTFTQAAVPGRDINRWFASPDNSPVLFGE is encoded by the coding sequence ATGACCCGTTCCGACCTGCAAGCCCGCCAAGCCGAAGCCTTCCGCGCCCTGCATGCGCGCCCCGGCGCCTTCATCATCCCGAACCCGTGGGACGCCGGCACCGCGCGACTGCTCGCGATGGCCGGCTTCGAGGCGCTCGCGACCACGAGTGCCGGCTACGCGTTTTCGAAAGGGCAGCCCGACAACGCGATCGACCGCGACGCGATGCTCGATCACATCGCCGAGATCGTCTCCGCGGGCGGCTTGCCCGTCAGCGCGGATCTGGAGAACGGCTTCGGCGACGCGCCCGACACGGTGGCCGAAACGATCCGGCTCGCCGCCGAGGCCGGCGCGGTGGGCGGCTCGATCGAGGATGCGACGGGCCGCGCCGATGCGCCGATCTATGCCCGCGACGCTGCGATCGAGCGTATCGCGGCGGCCGTCGCCGCGGCACGCGCGCTGCCGTTTCCGTTCACGCTGACGGCGCGCTGCGAAAACTACCTGCATGGCCGCCCCGACCTAGCCGACACGATCGCGCGGCTCGTCGCCTATCGCGATGCGGGCGCCGACGTGCTGTACGCGCCGGGCATCACCGATGCGGACGACATCGCGGCGGTGACGCAGGCGGTCGGCGCGCCCGTGAACGTCGTGATGGGGCTGCAGGGCGGCTTGCTGAGCCTCGACGCGCTGGCGGCGCTCGGCGTGAAGCGCGTGAGCGTCGGCGGCGCGCTGGCGCGGGCCGCGCTCGGCGCGTTTCTGCGCGCGGCGAAGGAGATGGCGCAGGACGGCACGTTTACGTTTACGCAAGCTGCCGTGCCCGGGCGCGATATCAACCGCTGGTTTGCGTCACCCGATAATTCGCCGGTTTTGTTCGGGGAATGA
- a CDS encoding YodC family protein translates to MTNRENQRVRFRVGDVVTLKTGGPRMTVTYAGPVVFDDGDWLICQWFDENGEFRQEMFPHDTVVAEPRAISAGRVRMRMQSHRYRSAA, encoded by the coding sequence ATGACGAACCGAGAAAATCAACGCGTCAGGTTTCGCGTCGGCGATGTCGTGACGCTGAAGACGGGCGGGCCACGCATGACCGTCACCTATGCCGGGCCGGTCGTATTCGACGACGGCGACTGGCTGATCTGCCAGTGGTTCGACGAAAACGGCGAATTCCGGCAGGAAATGTTCCCTCACGACACGGTGGTGGCCGAGCCGCGCGCGATTTCGGCCGGGCGCGTTCGCATGCGGATGCAGTCGCATCGCTACCGGTCGGCTGCCTGA
- a CDS encoding cytochrome P450, with the protein MNPTDSIAAVTHRDPYPYYAALVDGPPLAFDATLGLWVASRAAAVTAVLGHPACRVRPLDAPVPPALRGTTAGALFGELVRMNDGALRHDVPKQALRTAFAPIDTAALRDRAARIAARRLPAPGDAGALNAWCMTVPVCAVADLLGFDETQLDGIAAQVVDFVAALSPLSDAAALARASDAARALLDRMTARVAQTQAHDGTLVAAVQQAARASGWHASGALVANLVGLLSQTCEATAAWLGNTLVAWNGEAGARAARVTPDDAALDAFVAEVGRFDSPVQNTRRFVASRTAIEGVSVEAGDAILVVLAAANRDPAVHRDPHRFIPGRAAGPNFGFGTGPHGCPGERIARAVTAGAFGAWLRAGGVPPHGALAWDYRASTNVRMPKFDAVR; encoded by the coding sequence ATGAACCCGACCGATTCCATCGCAGCGGTCACGCACCGCGATCCCTATCCCTATTATGCGGCGCTCGTCGACGGGCCGCCGCTCGCGTTCGACGCCACGCTCGGCCTGTGGGTCGCGAGCCGCGCGGCCGCCGTGACGGCCGTGCTCGGCCATCCGGCCTGCCGGGTTCGCCCGCTGGACGCCCCCGTGCCGCCCGCATTGCGCGGCACGACGGCCGGCGCGCTGTTCGGCGAGCTGGTGCGCATGAACGACGGCGCGTTGCGGCACGACGTGCCGAAGCAGGCGCTGCGCACGGCGTTCGCGCCGATCGACACGGCGGCGCTGCGCGACCGTGCCGCGCGGATTGCCGCACGGCGCTTGCCGGCGCCGGGCGATGCCGGCGCGTTGAACGCGTGGTGCATGACGGTGCCCGTTTGCGCGGTTGCCGATCTGCTCGGCTTCGACGAGACGCAGCTCGACGGTATCGCGGCGCAGGTCGTCGATTTCGTCGCCGCGCTGTCGCCGTTGTCGGATGCCGCGGCACTGGCCCGCGCGAGCGACGCTGCGCGAGCGCTGCTCGACCGGATGACAGCGCGCGTCGCGCAGACGCAGGCGCACGACGGCACGCTCGTTGCCGCCGTGCAGCAGGCGGCCCGCGCGTCGGGCTGGCACGCGAGCGGCGCGCTGGTCGCGAATCTCGTCGGGCTGCTGTCGCAGACCTGCGAGGCGACCGCCGCGTGGCTCGGCAATACGCTGGTGGCGTGGAACGGGGAAGCGGGGGCGCGCGCCGCGCGCGTCACGCCGGACGATGCCGCGCTCGACGCATTCGTTGCCGAAGTCGGGCGCTTCGATTCACCGGTGCAGAACACGCGCCGCTTCGTCGCATCGCGCACGGCGATCGAAGGCGTGAGCGTCGAAGCGGGCGACGCGATTCTCGTCGTGCTCGCCGCCGCGAACCGCGACCCGGCCGTGCATCGCGATCCGCACCGGTTCATCCCTGGCCGCGCGGCCGGGCCGAATTTCGGTTTCGGCACGGGGCCGCATGGTTGCCCGGGCGAGCGGATCGCGCGGGCAGTGACAGCGGGGGCGTTCGGGGCATGGCTGCGTGCGGGCGGCGTACCGCCGCACGGCGCGCTGGCGTGGGACTACCGCGCGTCGACCAACGTCAGGATGCCGAAGTTCGACGCGGTACGCTGA
- a CDS encoding superinfection immunity protein, with the protein MQNAVLIQVAGSVAAIAIYFLPAVIADRRGRHDKLTVAMFNALFGWTGIGWLMTLYWACQPNPRTDVAQTILAKRRGISMRTFSTGLVERVQRRVAAQEQWAEKQGCR; encoded by the coding sequence ATGCAGAACGCAGTCCTGATTCAAGTGGCCGGTTCGGTGGCCGCGATCGCGATCTATTTTCTGCCGGCGGTCATTGCCGACCGGCGTGGCCGGCACGACAAGCTGACGGTCGCGATGTTCAACGCGCTGTTCGGGTGGACCGGCATCGGCTGGCTGATGACGCTGTACTGGGCCTGCCAGCCGAACCCGCGCACCGATGTCGCGCAGACGATCCTCGCGAAGCGCCGTGGCATCAGCATGCGGACCTTCTCGACCGGTCTCGTCGAACGCGTGCAGCGCCGCGTTGCCGCCCAGGAGCAATGGGCGGAGAAGCAAGGTTGCCGCTAA
- a CDS encoding rhodanese-like domain-containing protein produces MSYVTDVPAADSPAALAHFEASLRFETDCWDVHDALASGAPDFVLLDVRGPDQFAAGHVPGARNLPRRKIIESKLAGYPAGTLFVVYCAGPHCNGAARAAIQLARLGRPVKLMIGGVTGWLDEGFALSNEVQPADAEAG; encoded by the coding sequence ATGTCCTACGTCACCGACGTCCCCGCCGCCGACAGCCCCGCCGCCCTTGCGCATTTCGAGGCATCGCTGCGCTTCGAGACCGATTGCTGGGACGTGCACGACGCGCTCGCATCGGGCGCGCCCGATTTCGTGCTGCTCGACGTGCGCGGCCCCGATCAGTTCGCCGCCGGCCACGTGCCCGGCGCCCGCAACCTGCCGCGCCGCAAGATCATCGAGAGCAAGCTCGCCGGCTATCCGGCCGGCACGCTCTTCGTCGTCTACTGCGCGGGCCCGCACTGCAACGGCGCCGCACGCGCGGCGATCCAGCTCGCGCGCCTCGGCCGGCCGGTCAAGCTGATGATCGGCGGCGTGACGGGCTGGCTCGACGAAGGTTTCGCGCTGAGCAACGAAGTGCAGCCGGCGGACGCCGAAGCCGGCTGA
- the ftrA gene encoding transcriptional regulator FtrA, translating into MHNHLVVALAYDRLCTFEFGCVVELFALERPELGVDWYRFAVCASEPGPVRAAGGITVAAPYRLATLDRADTIVIPGWRDPDELPPEPLLKKLRAAHRRGARLCSICSGVFVLAAAGVLDGLTVTTHWRYAEKLQARYPALRVNPDALYVDEGQVITSAGSAAGLDMLLHLVRRDHGGAIANRVAQRLVLPPHRDGGQAQFVPRPVAPGGTDRLAKLIDWMRAHAAEPHTLASLAAQAAMSTRTLQRQFADATGMSPLAWLIRERVNVAKDMLEAHPALSLAQVAARAGFGSEESLRRHFRRVAATSPAAYRRGMSRGESTRDA; encoded by the coding sequence ATGCACAATCATCTCGTCGTCGCGCTCGCCTACGATCGCCTCTGCACGTTCGAATTCGGCTGCGTGGTCGAACTGTTCGCCCTCGAACGCCCCGAGCTCGGGGTCGACTGGTATCGCTTCGCGGTCTGCGCGAGCGAGCCGGGGCCCGTGCGCGCGGCGGGCGGGATCACGGTCGCCGCGCCCTATCGGCTCGCGACGCTCGATCGCGCCGACACCATCGTGATTCCCGGCTGGCGCGATCCGGACGAACTGCCGCCGGAGCCGCTGCTGAAGAAACTGCGGGCCGCGCATCGTCGCGGCGCGCGGCTCTGCTCGATCTGTTCGGGCGTGTTCGTGCTGGCCGCGGCCGGCGTGCTCGACGGCCTCACGGTGACGACCCACTGGCGCTATGCGGAGAAACTGCAGGCGCGCTATCCGGCGCTGCGCGTGAATCCCGATGCGCTGTACGTCGACGAAGGGCAGGTGATCACCTCGGCCGGATCGGCGGCGGGGCTCGACATGTTGCTGCATCTCGTGCGCCGCGATCACGGCGGCGCGATCGCGAACCGGGTCGCGCAGCGCCTCGTGCTGCCGCCGCATCGCGACGGCGGGCAGGCGCAGTTCGTGCCGCGCCCGGTCGCGCCGGGCGGCACCGACCGGCTCGCGAAGCTGATCGACTGGATGCGCGCGCACGCGGCCGAGCCGCATACGCTTGCGTCGCTCGCCGCGCAGGCCGCGATGAGCACGCGCACGCTGCAGCGTCAGTTCGCGGACGCGACGGGGATGTCGCCGCTCGCGTGGCTGATCCGCGAACGCGTGAACGTCGCGAAGGACATGCTCGAAGCGCATCCCGCGCTGTCGCTCGCGCAGGTCGCGGCGCGTGCGGGGTTCGGTTCCGAGGAGTCGCTGCGCCGGCATTTCCGGCGTGTCGCGGCGACGAGCCCGGCCGCGTACCGGCGCGGGATGAGTCGCGGCGAAAGCACACGGGACGCCTGA
- a CDS encoding Orn/Lys/Arg decarboxylase N-terminal domain-containing protein: MTASLTQPAFRRLGMKALLVQHDIDERTATGRAATALAEELRARLVDVVIATSADDARAVVAADPAIQCLLLNWELGNDADHAPAQAVLDAMRARNATVPVFLLASRASASAIPVDAMRKADDFIWMLEDTTAFIGGRIVAAIERYRETVLPPMFRALAKFSRVYEYSWHTPGHTGGTAFLKSPVGRAYFEFFGESLFRSDLSISVGELGSLLDHSGPIGESERYAARVFGAHRTYHVTNGSSMSNRVILMASVTRNQVALCDRNCHKSAEHAMTMSGAIPTYLIPSRNHYGIIGPIMPERLTAAAVRLAIDANPLVRGRDGIDPTPVHALITNSTYDGLCYNVARVEALLGQSVDRLHFDEAWYGYARFNPIYRDRHAMHGDPSQHDASKPTVFATQSTHKLLAALSQASFIHVRDGRNPIEHARFNEAYMMHASTSPNYAIIASNDVSAAMMDGPGGEALTTDAIREAVAFRQMLARLHTECAENNDWFFNGWQPDSVVDRKTGRRVRFHEADETLLATDPSCWVLHPGDTWHGFGEIEDDYCMLDPIKVSIVTPGVAAHGGLMPVGIPASVVTAYLDRHGIVVEKTTDFTILFLFSLGVTKGKWGTLVNTLLDFKRDYDANAPLEQALPELVARYPERYGKLGLRDLCDLMFSAMSDLKTTEMMSRGFSTLPKPDYSPAEAFEHLVHNDIEMLELAEMEGRTVATGVVPYPPGIPLLMPGENAGPADGPLLGYLKALEQYDLRFPGFTHDTHGVEVEDGVYRIACIKQKARDTRTR, encoded by the coding sequence ATGACTGCTTCCTTGACCCAACCGGCCTTCCGCCGCCTCGGCATGAAGGCGCTGCTCGTGCAGCACGACATCGATGAACGCACGGCCACCGGGCGCGCCGCGACGGCACTTGCCGAGGAACTGCGCGCGCGGCTCGTCGACGTCGTGATCGCGACGTCCGCCGACGATGCGCGCGCGGTGGTTGCCGCCGATCCGGCGATCCAGTGCCTGCTGCTCAACTGGGAACTCGGCAACGACGCCGACCATGCGCCCGCGCAGGCCGTACTCGACGCGATGCGCGCACGCAACGCGACCGTGCCCGTGTTCCTGCTCGCGAGCCGCGCGAGCGCGTCCGCGATTCCGGTCGACGCGATGCGCAAGGCCGACGACTTCATCTGGATGCTGGAGGACACCACCGCGTTCATCGGCGGCCGCATCGTCGCCGCGATCGAGCGCTACCGCGAAACCGTGCTGCCACCGATGTTCCGCGCGCTCGCGAAGTTTTCCCGCGTGTACGAATACTCGTGGCACACGCCGGGCCACACGGGCGGCACCGCGTTCCTGAAATCGCCGGTCGGCCGTGCGTACTTCGAATTCTTCGGCGAATCGCTGTTCCGCTCCGACCTGTCGATCTCGGTCGGCGAACTCGGCTCGCTGCTCGATCACTCGGGCCCGATCGGCGAAAGCGAACGCTATGCGGCGCGCGTGTTCGGCGCGCATCGCACGTATCACGTGACGAACGGCTCGTCGATGTCGAACCGCGTGATCCTGATGGCGAGCGTCACGCGCAACCAAGTCGCGCTGTGCGACCGCAACTGCCACAAGTCGGCCGAGCACGCGATGACGATGTCGGGCGCGATTCCGACCTACCTGATTCCGTCGCGCAACCACTACGGGATCATCGGGCCGATCATGCCCGAGCGGCTGACGGCCGCCGCCGTGCGCCTCGCAATCGACGCGAACCCACTCGTGCGCGGCCGCGACGGCATCGACCCGACGCCCGTGCATGCGCTGATCACGAACTCGACGTACGACGGCCTCTGCTACAACGTCGCGCGCGTCGAGGCACTGCTCGGCCAGAGCGTCGATCGATTGCATTTCGACGAGGCATGGTACGGGTACGCGCGCTTCAACCCGATCTACCGCGACCGTCACGCGATGCACGGCGATCCGTCGCAACACGACGCGAGCAAGCCGACCGTGTTCGCGACGCAATCGACGCACAAGCTGCTCGCCGCGCTGTCGCAGGCATCGTTCATTCATGTTCGCGACGGCCGCAACCCGATCGAGCACGCCCGCTTCAACGAGGCGTACATGATGCATGCGTCGACGTCGCCGAACTACGCGATCATCGCGTCGAATGACGTGAGCGCCGCGATGATGGACGGCCCCGGCGGCGAGGCGCTGACCACCGACGCGATCCGCGAGGCCGTCGCGTTCCGCCAGATGCTGGCGCGCCTGCATACGGAATGCGCGGAGAACAACGACTGGTTCTTCAACGGCTGGCAGCCCGATAGCGTCGTCGATCGCAAGACGGGCCGGCGCGTGCGCTTCCACGAAGCGGACGAGACGCTGCTCGCCACCGATCCGTCGTGCTGGGTGCTGCATCCGGGCGACACGTGGCACGGCTTCGGCGAGATCGAGGACGACTACTGCATGCTCGATCCGATCAAGGTGTCGATCGTCACGCCGGGTGTCGCGGCGCACGGCGGGCTGATGCCGGTCGGCATTCCCGCGTCGGTCGTCACCGCGTATCTCGACCGGCACGGGATCGTCGTCGAGAAGACGACCGACTTCACGATCCTGTTCCTGTTCTCGCTCGGCGTGACGAAGGGCAAGTGGGGCACGCTCGTCAACACGCTGCTCGACTTCAAGCGCGACTACGATGCGAACGCGCCGCTCGAGCAGGCGCTGCCCGAACTCGTCGCGCGTTATCCGGAACGCTACGGCAAGCTCGGCCTGCGCGACTTGTGCGACCTGATGTTCAGCGCAATGAGCGACCTGAAGACGACCGAGATGATGTCGCGCGGCTTCTCGACGCTGCCGAAGCCCGACTACAGCCCGGCCGAGGCGTTCGAGCATCTGGTGCACAACGACATCGAGATGCTGGAGCTCGCGGAGATGGAAGGCCGCACCGTCGCGACGGGCGTCGTGCCCTATCCGCCCGGCATTCCGCTGCTGATGCCCGGCGAGAACGCGGGGCCGGCCGACGGCCCGCTGCTCGGCTACCTGAAGGCGCTCGAGCAGTACGACCTGCGCTTCCCCGGCTTCACGCACGACACGCACGGTGTCGAGGTCGAGGATGGCGTGTATCGCATCGCGTGCATCAAGCAGAAGGCGCGCGATACCCGCACGCGCTGA
- the adiC gene encoding arginine/agmatine antiporter, translating into MSDASSSSSRAAAPSAAASAPKIGVIPATLMVAGNMMGSGVFMLPANLAATGGIAIFGWLITVVGAVSLALVFAKLAAIDPAAGGPYAYARKSFGPYMGYQTNLIYWLANVLGNVGLAVAGLGYLTHFFPVLKDPLVFALAQIFVIWLFTYANILGPNVVGRVQSVTTIFALVPILGMAVFGWFWFSKDVYFAGWNVSGTNSFSAIGATLNFTLWAFIGVESASVSAGVVENPSRNVPIATVGGVVLAAVCYVLSSTVIMGMIPNKALLASSAPFADAARLALGDTAANAVAICAALGCLGSLAGWTLLVGQTAKAAADDGLFAGVFARVNSKNVPSAGLAIVALIMSVQVLATMSPSASEQFGKIASIAVIMTLLPYIYSCIAIKVLGYGKMPSHQFTFYTIVGLIGAVYALWAMVGSDGQQTRWSLIFVVATIVIYELSINRQREIEETHIHPGGRSPRWVRYLALGVTIAALAATFWISVGRHQADTLHARSPAVAASVQATQQTGD; encoded by the coding sequence ATGTCCGATGCCAGCTCGTCCTCCTCCCGCGCCGCCGCCCCGTCGGCCGCGGCTTCCGCGCCGAAAATCGGCGTCATTCCCGCCACGCTGATGGTCGCGGGCAACATGATGGGCTCCGGCGTCTTCATGCTGCCCGCGAACCTCGCCGCCACCGGCGGCATCGCGATCTTCGGCTGGCTGATCACCGTCGTCGGCGCCGTGTCGCTCGCGCTCGTGTTCGCGAAGCTCGCGGCGATCGACCCGGCCGCCGGCGGCCCGTATGCGTATGCGCGCAAGTCGTTCGGCCCGTACATGGGCTACCAGACCAACCTGATCTACTGGCTCGCGAACGTGCTCGGCAACGTCGGCCTCGCGGTCGCCGGCCTCGGCTACCTCACGCATTTCTTCCCGGTCCTGAAGGACCCGCTCGTGTTCGCGCTCGCGCAGATCTTCGTGATCTGGCTGTTCACGTACGCGAACATCCTCGGGCCGAACGTCGTCGGCCGCGTGCAGTCGGTCACGACGATCTTCGCGCTCGTGCCGATCCTCGGGATGGCCGTGTTCGGCTGGTTCTGGTTCAGCAAGGACGTGTACTTCGCCGGCTGGAACGTGTCGGGCACCAACAGCTTCAGCGCGATCGGCGCGACGCTGAACTTCACGCTGTGGGCGTTCATCGGCGTCGAGAGTGCGTCGGTATCGGCCGGCGTCGTCGAGAACCCGTCGCGCAACGTGCCGATCGCAACCGTCGGCGGTGTCGTGCTCGCGGCCGTCTGCTACGTGCTCAGCTCGACCGTGATCATGGGGATGATCCCGAACAAGGCGCTGCTCGCCTCGAGCGCGCCGTTCGCGGATGCCGCGCGCCTCGCGCTCGGCGACACGGCCGCGAACGCGGTCGCGATCTGCGCGGCGCTCGGCTGCCTCGGCTCGCTCGCGGGGTGGACGCTGCTGGTCGGCCAGACCGCGAAGGCGGCCGCCGACGACGGGCTGTTCGCCGGCGTGTTCGCCCGCGTGAACTCGAAGAACGTGCCGTCCGCGGGCCTCGCGATCGTCGCGCTGATCATGTCGGTGCAGGTGCTCGCGACGATGTCGCCCAGCGCCAGCGAGCAGTTCGGCAAGATCGCGTCGATCGCCGTGATCATGACGCTCTTGCCGTACATCTACTCGTGCATCGCGATCAAGGTGCTCGGCTACGGCAAGATGCCGTCGCACCAGTTCACGTTCTACACGATCGTCGGCCTGATCGGCGCCGTCTACGCGCTGTGGGCAATGGTCGGCTCCGACGGCCAGCAAACGCGCTGGTCGCTGATCTTCGTCGTCGCGACGATCGTCATCTACGAGCTGTCGATCAACCGCCAGCGCGAGATCGAGGAAACCCACATCCATCCGGGCGGCCGCTCGCCGCGCTGGGTGCGCTATCTCGCGCTCGGCGTGACCATCGCCGCGCTCGCCGCCACCTTCTGGATCTCCGTGGGCCGTCACCAGGCCGACACCCTTCACGCGCGCTCGCCGGCCGTTGCCGCGAGCGTCCAGGCAACCCAGCAAACGGGGGATTAA
- a CDS encoding NAD(P)H-dependent flavin oxidoreductase, with product MTTLPSRLPLIQAPMVGSLSPLAIAVCEAGGLGSLACAALGPQQLRDEIAAIRARTPAPFNVNFFCHTPPAPDAEVEARWRVALAGYYAEAGLDPADVKGGPGRAPFDDAMCAVVEELRPAVVSFHFGLPDDALLERVRRTGAWVVSSATTVEEARWLDARDVDAIVAQGAEAGGHRGMFLTDDIHAQPGLFALLPQIVDAVRAPVIAAGAIADGRGIAAAFALGARAVQIGTGYLLTPQAGRSAQHRAAVRAARDDGTRMTNLYTGRPARGLLTRFMREQGPMSALAPAFPLATAAVDPLRGAFERQGRDDFSLLWSGEAAALAREADAGELTQRLWRDALACAAGLRDAFPQAV from the coding sequence ATGACGACGCTGCCTTCCCGTTTGCCGCTGATCCAGGCGCCGATGGTCGGTTCGCTGAGCCCGCTCGCGATCGCGGTGTGCGAAGCCGGCGGGCTCGGCTCGCTCGCGTGCGCGGCGCTCGGCCCGCAGCAACTACGCGACGAGATCGCGGCGATCCGGGCGCGCACGCCCGCGCCGTTTAACGTGAACTTCTTCTGCCACACGCCGCCGGCGCCCGACGCCGAGGTCGAGGCACGCTGGCGTGTGGCGCTCGCCGGTTATTACGCGGAAGCCGGTCTCGATCCGGCCGACGTGAAGGGCGGCCCCGGCCGCGCGCCGTTCGACGATGCGATGTGCGCGGTCGTCGAGGAGCTGCGCCCGGCCGTCGTCAGCTTCCATTTCGGGTTGCCGGATGATGCGCTGCTCGAGCGCGTGCGGCGCACGGGTGCGTGGGTGGTGTCGTCCGCGACGACCGTCGAGGAAGCGCGCTGGCTCGATGCGCGCGACGTCGACGCGATCGTCGCGCAGGGCGCGGAGGCGGGCGGCCATCGCGGGATGTTCCTGACCGACGACATCCACGCGCAACCGGGCCTGTTCGCATTGCTGCCGCAGATCGTCGACGCGGTGCGCGCGCCGGTGATCGCGGCCGGCGCGATCGCCGACGGGCGCGGCATCGCGGCGGCGTTCGCGCTCGGTGCACGCGCGGTGCAGATCGGCACGGGCTACCTGCTGACGCCGCAAGCCGGCCGCTCGGCACAGCATCGCGCGGCGGTGCGCGCCGCGCGCGACGACGGCACACGCATGACCAACCTGTACACGGGCCGCCCCGCGCGCGGGCTGCTGACGCGCTTCATGCGCGAGCAGGGGCCGATGAGCGCGCTCGCGCCGGCGTTCCCGCTCGCGACGGCCGCGGTCGATCCGCTGCGCGGCGCATTCGAGCGGCAGGGCCGCGACGACTTCTCGCTGCTGTGGTCGGGCGAGGCCGCGGCGCTCGCGCGTGAAGCGGATGCGGGCGAACTGACGCAACGCCTGTGGCGCGACGCGCTGGCGTGTGCGGCGGGGCTGCGCGACGCGTTCCCGCAGGCGGTCTGA
- a CDS encoding M20 family metallopeptidase has translation MTSVDTTPVLDHDKLVTFIERKWNDEILHALTDYIAIPAKSPAFDPDWAKRGYLERVVTDAAQWAERQPVKGLKLEIVRLPGRTPVIFFESPATRSGSTDTILLYGHLDKQPEFDGWRADLGPWTPKYENGKLYGRGGADDGYAIYASLAALGALDEQGIERPRCVGLIETCEESGSYDLLPYVDALRDRLGQVSLVVCLDSGAGNYDQMWLTTSLRGLVSGDLQVEVLEEGVHSGVFGGIAPSSFRVMRQLFERLEDAKNGNLLPGVFHCEIPDSRVREAEAAASILGDAVWKGLPWACGADGKPVLPTTTDPREALLNSTWRPSLSVTGAAGLPALADAGNVLRPRTAFKLSLRLPPLVDAAQAVQQLKELLELDPPYNAKVTFKPDAGAATGWSAPDLAPWLASSLDAASRRHFGADCAYMGLGGTIPLMNVLQEGFPSAQFMVCGVLGPKSNAHGPNEFLHVPYAKKLTAAVADVIATAR, from the coding sequence ATGACCTCCGTCGACACTACCCCCGTCCTCGACCATGACAAGCTCGTTACCTTCATCGAGCGCAAGTGGAACGATGAAATCCTCCACGCCCTGACTGACTACATCGCGATCCCCGCGAAGAGCCCCGCATTCGACCCCGACTGGGCGAAACGCGGCTATCTCGAGCGCGTCGTCACCGATGCCGCGCAGTGGGCCGAGCGCCAGCCCGTGAAGGGCCTGAAGCTCGAGATCGTGCGCCTGCCCGGCCGCACGCCGGTGATCTTCTTCGAATCGCCCGCCACGCGCTCGGGCAGCACCGACACGATCCTGCTGTACGGCCACCTCGACAAGCAGCCCGAATTCGACGGCTGGCGCGCGGACCTCGGCCCGTGGACGCCGAAGTACGAGAACGGCAAGCTGTACGGCCGCGGCGGCGCGGACGACGGCTATGCGATCTACGCGAGCCTCGCGGCGCTCGGCGCGCTCGACGAGCAGGGCATCGAGCGGCCGCGCTGCGTCGGCCTGATCGAGACCTGCGAGGAATCGGGCAGCTACGACCTGCTGCCGTACGTCGATGCGCTGCGCGACCGGCTCGGCCAGGTGTCGCTCGTCGTGTGCCTCGATTCGGGCGCCGGCAACTACGACCAGATGTGGCTCACCACGTCGCTGCGCGGGCTCGTGTCCGGCGACCTGCAGGTCGAGGTGCTCGAGGAAGGCGTGCACTCGGGCGTGTTCGGCGGCATCGCGCCGTCGAGCTTCCGCGTGATGCGCCAGCTGTTCGAACGCCTCGAGGACGCGAAGAACGGCAACCTGCTGCCGGGCGTGTTCCATTGCGAGATTCCCGATAGCCGCGTGCGCGAGGCCGAAGCGGCCGCATCGATCCTCGGCGACGCCGTATGGAAGGGGCTGCCGTGGGCCTGCGGCGCGGACGGCAAGCCGGTGCTGCCGACCACGACCGATCCGCGCGAGGCGCTGCTGAATTCGACGTGGCGTCCGTCGCTGTCGGTCACCGGCGCGGCCGGCCTGCCGGCGCTCGCCGATGCGGGCAACGTGCTGCGTCCGCGCACCGCGTTCAAGCTGTCGCTGCGCCTGCCCCCGCTCGTCGACGCCGCGCAGGCCGTGCAGCAGCTGAAGGAACTGCTCGAACTCGATCCGCCGTACAACGCGAAGGTCACGTTCAAGCCGGACGCGGGTGCCGCGACGGGCTGGAGCGCGCCGGATCTCGCACCGTGGCTCGCGTCGTCGCTCGATGCCGCGTCGCGCCGCCACTTCGGCGCCGATTGCGCGTACATGGGGCTCGGCGGCACGATCCCGCTGATGAACGTGCTGCAGGAAGGGTTCCCGTCCGCGCAGTTCATGGTATGCGGCGTGCTCGGGCCGAAGTCGAACGCGCACGGCCCGAACGAATTCCTGCACGTGCCGTACGCGAAGAAGCTGACGGCGGCGGTCGCGGACGTGATCGCGACCGCGCGCTGA